In Microcoleus sp. FACHB-831, the following proteins share a genomic window:
- a CDS encoding methyl-accepting chemotaxis protein gives MSVTIVVAFATTINYFQLLSTLKTQKLEQLKEYVIERVEREKFIFALAADNEAILNQEIIRKYQQRSNVDPKVQFDNLFARSTDGVIRNRPERFDGKRQAGVYIGKSLTITADIRRRVLDLKALLESYGPAWRNRFQDLYVMTPENIIVIYWPEIPNWVQDAPANLYIPKEEYYFVADREHNPARKTVWAGLYYEEISKVWMVSCLTPVDINGREIAIIGQDVMLNDLMQRTVNDHIQGGYNLIFRGDGRLIAHPKLMDKILKQKGKFNIVNSDDTPLKNIFQLVKNAPNGKVIIDNINDEEYLAVRKIPGPDWYFVTVFPKSLLTKQARDLAVSNLLMGIGVLLTLVAVVFVVLNKQVAAPLRQLINATNQIAGGNYNISVEDSRQDELGCLARSFNIMASEIATRSKELQNALEQQAILVQQVTTTLEQQAISVQQVTTTMDELSASSGISAEQAKAAAAGAKQVLFLIEGDTDNSAMKGKSSLREKVGQLAQEILRLSDQTSQIGTISTLVSDLANQTNMLALNAAVEAVRAGEHGKGFNVIATEIRKLADQSKTSAQRINALVRDIQSATNSTVMVTEESKKNVESVVNAVHKITLNSQQISLNANQQAIAIGQVVAAMNNLNEVAAQYRKK, from the coding sequence GTGAGTGTTACTATCGTGGTTGCTTTTGCTACGACAATAAATTATTTTCAGCTACTTTCAACCTTGAAAACTCAGAAATTAGAGCAACTAAAAGAGTATGTAATCGAACGGGTTGAAAGAGAAAAATTTATTTTTGCTCTTGCAGCAGACAATGAAGCAATCCTCAACCAAGAAATTATCCGAAAATATCAACAAAGGAGCAACGTAGATCCAAAAGTTCAATTCGACAATTTATTTGCTAGATCAACAGATGGAGTCATTCGCAATCGACCCGAAAGATTTGATGGTAAACGGCAAGCCGGGGTGTATATTGGCAAGTCATTAACTATTACTGCTGATATTCGCCGTCGCGTACTCGATTTGAAAGCTTTGTTAGAATCTTACGGGCCTGCATGGCGCAACCGTTTTCAAGATCTCTACGTTATGACTCCTGAGAACATCATAGTTATCTATTGGCCTGAAATTCCTAACTGGGTTCAGGATGCACCTGCTAATCTTTATATTCCTAAAGAAGAATATTACTTTGTTGCCGATCGCGAACACAATCCAGCTAGAAAAACTGTTTGGGCTGGTCTTTATTATGAGGAAATTAGTAAAGTCTGGATGGTGTCGTGTCTAACGCCTGTAGATATAAATGGCAGGGAAATTGCAATTATTGGCCAAGATGTGATGCTCAATGACTTGATGCAACGAACAGTTAATGACCATATTCAAGGTGGATATAACCTGATCTTTCGGGGAGATGGTCGCTTGATAGCCCACCCCAAGTTAATGGATAAAATTCTGAAACAAAAGGGGAAATTTAATATAGTTAATTCTGATGACACCCCCCTAAAAAATATTTTCCAATTAGTAAAAAATGCGCCAAATGGTAAAGTCATCATTGATAACATCAATGATGAAGAGTATTTAGCGGTAAGAAAAATTCCAGGCCCAGATTGGTATTTTGTAACAGTTTTTCCCAAGTCTTTATTGACAAAACAAGCAAGGGATTTAGCTGTATCCAATTTGTTGATGGGTATTGGCGTACTCTTAACATTGGTAGCAGTGGTATTTGTGGTTTTAAACAAGCAAGTTGCTGCACCCTTAAGACAACTGATAAATGCAACTAACCAAATTGCTGGAGGAAATTATAATATTTCTGTTGAAGATAGCAGGCAAGACGAACTAGGCTGCCTTGCTCGATCGTTTAACATCATGGCTTCTGAGATAGCAACCAGAAGTAAAGAATTGCAGAACGCACTTGAGCAACAGGCGATTTTAGTGCAACAAGTCACCACCACACTTGAGCAACAGGCGATTTCAGTGCAGCAAGTCACCACCACAATGGATGAATTAAGTGCCTCTTCTGGTATTTCAGCAGAGCAAGCTAAAGCTGCTGCTGCTGGAGCTAAACAGGTATTGTTTTTGATAGAGGGCGATACAGATAATTCAGCTATGAAGGGGAAGTCTAGCCTGAGAGAAAAAGTTGGGCAACTAGCTCAAGAAATATTACGTTTAAGTGACCAAACCAGTCAAATTGGTACGATTTCAACACTGGTTAGCGATCTGGCTAATCAAACGAATATGCTAGCCCTTAATGCTGCTGTTGAGGCAGTTCGGGCTGGTGAACATGGAAAAGGCTTTAATGTTATAGCCACTGAGATTCGCAAACTGGCAGATCAAAGTAAAACATCAGCACAACGGATTAATGCTTTGGTTCGCGATATTCAGAGCGCTACTAATTCTACAGTAATGGTTACGGAGGAAAGTAAAAAGAACGTTGAAAGTGTTGTAAATGCTGTTCACAAAATTACTTTAAACTCTCAACAGATTTCGCTGAATGCTAACCAGCAAGCTATTGCTATTGGGCAGGTAGTGGCGGCGATGAACAACCTCAACGAAGTGGCAGCACAATATAGGAAAAAATAG
- the ilvC gene encoding ketol-acid reductoisomerase, whose protein sequence is MLEGDAFMARMYYDNDANLDLLAGKTVAIIGYGSQGHAHALNLKDSGLNVIVGLYPGSKSAQKAEGAGLKVHNVADAAKAADFIMILLPDEVQKTVYKNEIEPNLTDGKVIAFAHGFNIHFGQVVPPANVDVVMVAPKGPGHLVRRTYEQGEGVPALFAVYQDASGQARDRAMAYAKGIGGTRAGILETSFREETETDLFGEQVVLCGGLSALIKAGFETLVAAGYQPELAYFECLHEVKLIVDLVVEGGLAKMRDSISNTAEYGDYTRGPRIVNDQTRAEMRKILTEIQSGQFAREFVLENQSGKPGFTAMRRQEAEHPIEEVGKDLRAMFSWLKKV, encoded by the coding sequence TTGCTGGAAGGAGACGCATTTATGGCTCGGATGTATTACGATAACGACGCCAATTTAGATTTATTAGCCGGAAAAACAGTAGCCATCATCGGCTATGGTTCTCAAGGTCACGCCCACGCCCTCAACCTCAAAGATAGTGGCCTTAACGTCATTGTCGGGCTGTATCCCGGCAGTAAGTCAGCCCAGAAAGCAGAAGGCGCTGGTTTAAAGGTGCATAATGTGGCTGACGCAGCTAAGGCGGCTGACTTCATTATGATACTGCTGCCAGATGAGGTGCAGAAAACTGTCTATAAAAACGAAATTGAGCCGAATTTGACCGATGGCAAGGTAATAGCTTTTGCTCACGGCTTCAACATTCACTTTGGTCAGGTAGTCCCCCCTGCTAATGTAGATGTGGTGATGGTTGCACCCAAGGGGCCAGGGCATTTGGTGCGGCGGACTTACGAACAGGGGGAAGGCGTTCCTGCGCTGTTTGCCGTTTATCAGGATGCGTCTGGACAGGCACGCGATCGCGCTATGGCCTACGCTAAAGGTATCGGCGGCACGAGAGCTGGTATCCTAGAAACCAGCTTCCGCGAAGAAACAGAAACAGATTTATTCGGCGAACAAGTAGTGTTGTGCGGTGGCTTGAGTGCCTTAATTAAAGCTGGATTTGAAACCCTCGTCGCCGCTGGTTATCAGCCAGAATTAGCCTATTTTGAATGTCTCCATGAAGTCAAACTAATTGTTGACTTGGTTGTTGAGGGAGGCTTGGCCAAAATGCGCGACAGTATCTCCAATACTGCCGAATATGGAGATTATACTCGCGGCCCCCGCATCGTAAACGACCAAACCCGCGCTGAAATGCGTAAAATCCTCACGGAAATTCAATCAGGTCAATTTGCCCGTGAATTTGTGTTAGAAAACCAATCTGGCAAACCAGGATTCACAGCAATGCGCCGTCAGGAAGCAGAACATCCCATTGAGGAAGTTGGTAAGGATTTACGCGCCATGTTCAGCTGGCTGAAGAAGGTTTAG
- a CDS encoding DUF4349 domain-containing protein, with protein MNGSDRAKFKPSLFLTAVLGSLVLVSCSSSSQQAEPEQQMEAAPQLNAAPMASPAMRPPIVAAMRSAQLEASDAAVAQVPKQRPQLIKNAELSLSVASIDKLVPTVLQIVKQKQGDLFRFEDNKPEDNTTRHTASMEIKVPQQELEPTLDKLAKLGTVQRRTLTAEDVTDQIVDSDARLRNLRKQETTLLKIMERSGSVRDVLSVAQELSNVRQNIEQIDAQLKSLKNRVAYSTINLTMEEAIALAPTGQPVGVQVQDTWNQASDSVGKFTVNLIRLSVALLVWSPYLLLLAGAAYGFNRIRKQKFRSLPPQSQPPKEH; from the coding sequence ATGAACGGCTCTGATCGTGCAAAATTCAAACCATCTTTATTTTTAACTGCTGTACTGGGAAGCCTAGTTTTGGTAAGTTGTTCCTCTTCTTCTCAGCAAGCTGAACCCGAACAGCAGATGGAGGCAGCACCTCAACTTAATGCAGCGCCAATGGCAAGTCCTGCAATGCGGCCACCTATAGTAGCCGCGATGCGAAGCGCACAACTGGAGGCATCAGATGCAGCAGTTGCTCAAGTGCCTAAACAGCGCCCCCAATTGATTAAAAACGCAGAACTATCTCTTAGTGTCGCGTCGATTGATAAGCTGGTTCCAACAGTATTGCAAATCGTCAAACAAAAACAAGGGGATTTGTTTAGGTTTGAAGATAATAAACCTGAAGATAACACCACGCGACACACCGCATCTATGGAAATCAAGGTTCCTCAACAAGAATTGGAACCTACTCTCGATAAGTTAGCAAAATTAGGAACCGTACAGCGTCGCACTCTAACTGCTGAAGATGTAACCGATCAGATTGTTGATAGCGATGCGCGTCTGCGAAACTTGCGGAAGCAGGAAACAACTTTACTCAAAATTATGGAGCGTTCCGGGTCGGTTAGAGATGTCCTCAGCGTAGCTCAAGAACTCAGCAACGTGCGGCAGAATATCGAGCAGATTGATGCTCAGTTGAAAAGCTTAAAAAATCGAGTGGCTTACTCTACTATTAACCTCACAATGGAAGAAGCGATCGCTCTTGCACCCACTGGGCAGCCTGTTGGCGTACAGGTTCAGGACACTTGGAACCAAGCTAGCGACTCGGTTGGCAAATTCACTGTCAATTTAATTCGTTTGAGCGTTGCGTTACTTGTCTGGAGTCCGTATTTACTACTTTTGGCAGGTGCAGCCTATGGCTTTAATCGTATTAGAAAGCAAAAATTCCGCTCTTTGCCTCCACAATCTCAACCACCCAAGGAACATTAA
- a CDS encoding pentapeptide repeat-containing protein translates to MQKLSAEELLAEYASGKRDFSAVDITQAYLFAANLREINFSGGNLRQTYLPYANLSAGNLRSCQLQSAELSDAQLYQANLSSANLEKANLFRANLRNADLRGANLAGANLQGANLYNANLTEANLSDVDLSKAILDKANLERANLKGANLFGAQKINLSSAECDRTTIYPDGHRWDNR, encoded by the coding sequence ATGCAGAAGTTAAGCGCGGAGGAATTACTAGCTGAATACGCTAGCGGTAAAAGAGACTTTAGCGCAGTTGATATTACCCAGGCATATTTGTTTGCTGCCAATTTGCGGGAAATTAACTTTAGCGGCGGCAATTTGAGGCAAACTTACCTGCCTTACGCCAATCTTAGTGCGGGGAATTTGCGCTCGTGCCAACTTCAGTCAGCAGAATTGAGCGATGCCCAACTTTACCAGGCTAACTTGTCGAGCGCGAACCTTGAGAAAGCAAATTTGTTTAGAGCGAATCTGCGTAATGCTGATTTGCGCGGAGCTAATTTAGCTGGTGCTAATTTGCAGGGAGCCAACTTATATAATGCAAATCTGACTGAAGCGAATTTGAGCGATGTTGATTTGAGTAAGGCTATTTTGGATAAAGCTAATCTAGAGCGTGCCAATCTAAAGGGTGCGAACTTGTTTGGCGCACAGAAGATTAATTTATCGTCGGCTGAGTGCGATCGCACTACAATTTATCCAGACGGACACCGCTGGGATAATCGCTAA
- a CDS encoding SagB/ThcOx family dehydrogenase — MPELQLSIAQHYHERTKYDPQTIVAKSQGLDFSRQPVPFKEYKVGATFDMKPYMRENPEAVAYEQEEFWWRRLSRLLSCSYGLTARVPTMGMPMYLRTAPSAGGLYPAEVYLISRGTPLLPSGLYNYQPHTHTLIHFWDSDLWATLQAACFGHLALENTSLALLTTAIFYRSAWRYQDRAYRRIFLDTGHLLGNIELACAMSKYRPHLIGGFVDEAVNQMLFVDPEQEGTISVIPLEDLLDSNLNKSVGTTALPSATQTDYPRIPDGELLNYFHKATQIHTSNQPPAAGVLEGETSLDDKYNFPFCLKVSTATAPILWGEILTGASEKPLEALEGTILQRRSTRAYTGANLTFDELKALLDFTYQPQHYTHQGLDGSPDYFDLSLIETFIAVSGVDGLEEGCYYYAPKAQELRQIRFKNFRQELHYLCLGQELGRDAAAVLFHTADLKTAVTKYGDRAYRYLHMDAGHLGQRLNLAAIGLGLGVSGIGGFFDDQVNEVLGIPADEAVLYITTLGRPR; from the coding sequence ATGCCAGAACTGCAATTATCGATTGCCCAGCACTACCACGAACGGACGAAATATGACCCCCAAACTATAGTGGCTAAAAGTCAGGGTTTGGACTTCAGCCGTCAGCCAGTGCCTTTCAAGGAATACAAAGTAGGGGCTACCTTTGACATGAAGCCCTACATGAGAGAGAACCCAGAAGCGGTTGCCTACGAACAGGAGGAATTTTGGTGGCGGCGGCTATCACGGCTGCTGTCGTGCAGCTATGGGCTGACAGCACGGGTGCCGACGATGGGAATGCCGATGTATCTTAGAACAGCACCTTCTGCGGGTGGACTATATCCGGCTGAGGTATATTTGATTTCGCGCGGTACGCCGTTATTGCCTTCGGGCTTGTATAACTATCAGCCTCATACTCATACCCTAATTCATTTTTGGGATAGCGACCTTTGGGCAACTTTGCAAGCCGCCTGTTTTGGTCATTTAGCTTTAGAAAATACATCTTTGGCGCTACTGACAACAGCTATTTTTTATCGATCTGCTTGGCGTTATCAAGATCGCGCTTATCGGCGGATTTTTCTAGATACGGGGCATTTGCTGGGCAATATTGAATTAGCCTGTGCAATGAGCAAATATCGCCCTCATTTAATTGGTGGCTTTGTGGATGAGGCGGTTAACCAAATGCTTTTTGTCGATCCAGAGCAGGAAGGCACCATTAGTGTAATTCCCCTAGAAGATTTGTTAGATAGTAATCTCAACAAATCGGTGGGTACAACTGCTTTGCCCTCGGCGACACAGACAGATTATCCCCGCATCCCCGATGGTGAACTGCTGAATTACTTCCACAAAGCAACGCAGATTCACACATCCAATCAGCCGCCAGCTGCGGGAGTGTTGGAGGGAGAAACATCTCTTGATGATAAATACAATTTTCCTTTCTGTTTAAAGGTTTCGACTGCTACTGCACCAATTCTTTGGGGAGAAATTCTTACAGGAGCTTCTGAAAAACCTTTAGAAGCCTTAGAAGGCACAATTCTCCAGCGACGATCCACGAGGGCTTACACTGGTGCAAATCTAACATTCGATGAACTCAAGGCTTTGCTTGATTTCACATATCAACCCCAGCATTATACCCACCAAGGTTTGGATGGTTCGCCAGATTATTTTGACCTAAGTTTAATTGAAACTTTTATCGCCGTATCGGGGGTAGATGGGCTGGAGGAGGGGTGCTACTATTACGCACCGAAAGCTCAAGAGTTGCGACAAATTCGGTTTAAGAACTTCCGACAGGAGTTGCATTATTTGTGTTTGGGACAAGAATTGGGGCGAGATGCGGCGGCGGTGCTGTTCCATACGGCTGATTTGAAGACTGCGGTGACGAAGTATGGCGATCGCGCTTACCGCTATCTTCACATGGATGCGGGTCATCTGGGGCAAAGGCTTAATTTAGCTGCTATTGGCTTGGGGTTGGGTGTTAGCGGTATTGGTGGCTTTTTTGACGATCAAGTAAATGAGGTTTTGGGCATTCCTGCTGATGAGGCGGTTCTTTATATTACGACGCTGGGGCGCCCTCGATGA
- a CDS encoding ribonuclease III domain-containing protein has product MIWNSDKIEDKIGFSFRDKNLLRLALSHRSYAKQSDNPNQHNERLEFLGDAIIDVVVADYLYENCRYLEVAKVLRLRDKVVGDRMLVTFAHQLDLKEFMLLGRSEESNDFRNASKNVLGDAFEALAGAIYLDGGFERARNWLVKKFINPLLARDLKNFKARPSPSMHLQFLGDIILKAVVSDFVYSQLPAADEGKLSKVREQFVSSPSLAEFQSEITPEDLNLVGWDSDKLSGLSFKAFLAEIYLALEFEETCNWWRDRLPTPTRDRSLRNL; this is encoded by the coding sequence ATGATATGGAATTCTGACAAAATCGAAGATAAAATTGGCTTTAGCTTTAGGGATAAAAATCTGTTACGTTTAGCTCTAAGCCATCGTTCTTATGCTAAACAATCTGATAACCCAAACCAGCATAATGAGCGGTTGGAATTTCTGGGCGACGCTATTATTGATGTGGTTGTTGCTGATTATCTTTATGAGAATTGTCGTTATTTGGAGGTAGCGAAAGTTTTACGCTTGCGAGATAAAGTTGTAGGCGATCGCATGCTTGTTACTTTTGCTCATCAGCTCGATCTAAAAGAGTTTATGTTGCTGGGACGCTCAGAAGAATCTAACGATTTCCGCAATGCGTCTAAGAATGTTCTGGGTGACGCATTCGAGGCGCTAGCCGGAGCGATTTATCTGGATGGGGGTTTTGAACGGGCGCGTAATTGGTTGGTTAAAAAATTCATTAATCCGCTACTGGCACGCGATCTGAAGAATTTTAAGGCTCGCCCGTCACCAAGTATGCATCTGCAATTTTTAGGCGATATTATTCTTAAGGCTGTTGTTAGCGATTTCGTTTATTCTCAGCTACCCGCTGCGGATGAAGGTAAGCTTTCAAAGGTAAGGGAGCAGTTTGTATCTTCTCCTAGTTTGGCTGAATTTCAGTCGGAAATTACACCCGAAGATTTGAATTTGGTTGGGTGGGATAGTGATAAGCTGTCCGGCTTATCTTTTAAGGCGTTTTTGGCTGAAATTTACCTAGCGCTGGAGTTTGAAGAAACTTGTAATTGGTGGCGCGATCGCTTACCGACGCCGACGCGCGATCGCAGTTTGAGAAATTTATAA
- a CDS encoding alkaline phosphatase produces the protein MQRKFSQRVNRRQFLLGSALTGGGLIATEIASKSLLAKAVTPGIVTSDKMRPAIPYGVASGDITNTGAVIWSRSDRPARAIVEYSTSEAFRDIQRVVGPAALENSDFTARIYLSDLPPGQQIYYRVIFQDLAYTNTYSAPYLGTFRTAPERSRDIFFAWSGDTAGQGWGINPEWGGMKIYEAMRRLNPDFFIHSGDYIYADNPIKAEVKLDDGSIWKNITTPEKSKVAETLAEFRGNYTYNLLDENVRRFNAQVPQLVQWDDHETRNNWSPGQMLSDDDPNYKIVKSCDLLAARAKRAFLEYTPIRFDANDPERIYRSYQYGPSLEVFMLDERSYRGPNTANRQTVASEETAFLGSMQVRWLKNKLLASKATWKIIASDMPLGLVIRDGKTAYENASNGDGPALGRELEIADLLRFIKQNNIRNLVWLTADVHYSAAHFYDPGKAQFTDFKPFWEFVAGPLHAGNYGPNSLDNTFGPQVKFQTATPGMKSNQPPSAGMQYFGTVKIDSSTQLMTVALHNLEGKIIYSVDLPPET, from the coding sequence ATGCAACGAAAATTTTCACAGCGCGTTAACCGTCGTCAGTTTTTGCTGGGATCTGCCTTGACTGGGGGCGGACTCATTGCCACAGAAATAGCGTCCAAATCATTACTAGCAAAAGCTGTAACTCCAGGTATTGTCACATCAGACAAGATGCGTCCAGCAATACCCTATGGAGTTGCCAGCGGCGATATCACAAATACGGGTGCAGTAATTTGGAGTCGTAGCGATCGCCCCGCACGCGCGATCGTAGAATATTCCACAAGCGAAGCTTTCCGCGACATACAGCGTGTAGTTGGCCCAGCAGCCCTGGAAAACAGCGACTTTACAGCACGGATTTACCTTTCCGATCTGCCCCCAGGACAGCAAATATATTACCGCGTTATCTTTCAGGATCTCGCTTATACAAACACTTACAGCGCCCCCTACCTCGGTACCTTCCGCACCGCACCAGAACGCAGCCGAGATATATTCTTTGCTTGGTCAGGAGACACAGCCGGACAAGGGTGGGGGATCAATCCAGAATGGGGCGGTATGAAAATATACGAAGCAATGCGACGGCTAAATCCAGACTTCTTCATCCACTCCGGCGATTATATTTACGCCGATAACCCCATCAAAGCTGAAGTCAAACTGGACGATGGCAGCATTTGGAAAAACATCACCACACCAGAAAAATCAAAAGTAGCCGAAACATTAGCCGAATTTCGGGGTAACTACACCTATAACCTGCTAGACGAAAACGTGCGGCGCTTCAACGCCCAAGTACCGCAGTTAGTACAGTGGGACGACCACGAGACGAGGAACAACTGGTCGCCCGGTCAGATGCTCTCCGATGACGATCCCAACTACAAAATAGTCAAAAGCTGCGATCTTCTTGCGGCCAGAGCGAAAAGAGCATTCCTTGAGTACACCCCAATTCGCTTTGATGCCAACGATCCAGAACGGATTTACCGCTCCTATCAATATGGCCCTAGCTTGGAAGTTTTTATGCTCGACGAGCGCAGCTACCGGGGGCCAAACACCGCCAATCGCCAGACAGTGGCAAGCGAAGAAACAGCTTTTTTGGGCAGTATGCAAGTGCGGTGGCTAAAAAATAAGTTACTCGCTTCTAAGGCAACTTGGAAAATAATTGCCAGCGATATGCCGCTTGGACTGGTGATTCGGGATGGAAAAACCGCCTATGAAAATGCTTCCAATGGAGATGGGCCAGCCTTGGGACGAGAACTCGAAATTGCCGATTTGTTGCGCTTTATCAAACAAAACAACATCCGCAACCTTGTCTGGCTGACCGCTGACGTGCATTACTCCGCCGCCCACTTTTACGATCCTGGCAAAGCACAGTTTACCGATTTTAAACCTTTCTGGGAATTTGTCGCAGGGCCGCTCCATGCTGGAAATTATGGGCCGAATTCACTCGATAATACCTTTGGGCCACAAGTGAAGTTTCAAACTGCAACGCCAGGAATGAAAAGCAACCAGCCTCCTTCAGCAGGTATGCAGTACTTTGGCACTGTTAAAATTGATAGTTCAACTCAATTAATGACAGTAGCCTTGCACAACCTAGAAGGTAAAATTATCTACAGCGTGGATTTGCCGCCAGAAACTTAG
- a CDS encoding response regulator transcription factor: MTTVLVVEDSQTQREMISNLLRGSGLIVSVACDGVEALEQIEGNCPDLVVLDIIMPRMNGYEVCRKLRSDSKTQKVAVVMCSAKKEEFDRYWGIKQGADAYIAKPFEPHELIGTVKQLLRG; encoded by the coding sequence ATGACTACGGTTCTGGTTGTGGAAGACAGTCAAACGCAGAGGGAGATGATCTCAAACCTCCTGCGTGGCAGTGGGCTAATTGTTAGTGTGGCTTGTGATGGTGTGGAAGCCCTAGAGCAAATTGAGGGTAATTGTCCCGATTTAGTGGTTCTGGACATCATTATGCCCAGGATGAACGGTTACGAAGTCTGCCGCAAGCTCCGCTCTGACTCCAAAACCCAGAAGGTAGCCGTAGTTATGTGTTCGGCGAAGAAAGAGGAATTCGATCGCTACTGGGGTATTAAACAAGGTGCAGATGCGTATATTGCTAAACCCTTTGAGCCTCACGAGCTAATCGGAACCGTTAAGCAATTGCTGCGGGGGTAG
- a CDS encoding class I SAM-dependent methyltransferase: protein MKKISVHQRIPNSRLTPTKSELWASDRSIRKGYEEHSVQGFYEKFGDEYSNPHEQEIGQILQLAVENWKLNLDKVLDLACGSGEITIALQKLGCVNIDGIDPYTYNAYLKRTGKQAEAYTFEDIAAGQLCGRNYSLIICSFAMHLVAESRLPILLYQLSLITHSMAIFTPNKRPHLREEWGWICLDEIIYNRVRARFYKLRYSENEK, encoded by the coding sequence ATGAAAAAAATATCGGTACATCAGCGTATACCTAATAGCAGACTTACACCAACAAAATCAGAGTTATGGGCTAGCGATCGCTCCATAAGAAAAGGATACGAAGAACATAGCGTCCAAGGTTTTTATGAAAAATTTGGGGACGAATATAGCAACCCACACGAACAGGAAATTGGGCAAATTTTGCAACTAGCTGTCGAAAATTGGAAACTAAATTTAGACAAAGTATTAGATTTAGCGTGTGGAAGCGGCGAAATCACAATAGCCTTGCAAAAGTTGGGATGCGTCAACATTGATGGCATAGATCCATACACCTACAACGCATATTTGAAACGGACGGGAAAGCAAGCTGAAGCCTACACCTTCGAGGACATTGCAGCAGGACAACTCTGCGGCAGGAATTATAGTTTAATCATTTGTAGCTTTGCTATGCATTTAGTAGCCGAGTCACGTCTCCCCATACTCCTCTACCAACTGAGCCTAATTACACACTCTATGGCGATATTTACACCTAACAAGCGTCCTCACTTAAGAGAAGAATGGGGATGGATTTGCCTCGACGAGATTATATATAACCGCGTGCGGGCAAGATTTTATAAACTTAGATATAGTGAAAACGAAAAATAG